The Sinorhizobium alkalisoli genomic interval TGCCCTGGGCCTATTGCCAGGAGGGCCGCAAGCTGAACGTCGAGTATTTCGCCGAAACCTACCCGGTCGAAGTCGCCGGCGTCGGTTACAAGCCGCTCTACGACCCTGAAAACCTGAAGCCGCGCAGCTGACCGTCTGTTCGGTTCCTTACGTCACCGCGCCGCGCGTCTTTTCAGACGCGCGGCGTTGTCGTTAGGACCGCAAATTATCCCGTGGAAATCCGTGGCGAAGAGTTGCGGCTCCGGCTGCCAGACCGTCAATTCTCGACATGTCTACAGCCCCGAATCATGCATCGGCCCCTCTTGCGCCTCTCGCGTCGGTGCTGGACTTCGCCCGCACCCAGCGCCTGTCCCTGACGGACCTGCTCCAGCATGCGGAAGCGCGCAGCGGCGCCGGGAACCCGGTCGAGGCAGCCGAGATCTACAAGGTCTGGATCGCGTACAACGACACACACCCTTTCCTGCACCTCGTCTATTTCAACTATTCCGTCACGCTTCGTCAGCTCGGCGACATAGCGGGGTCGATCCACGCGCTCAGGGCCTGCTTGAAACTCGATCCGCGCTTCGCCCAGGCCCATATCAACCTCGGCCGCGCCTTCGAAGACAGCGGGCTCGCCACGCAAGCCATTCAGCAATGGCGCAGCCTCGTCGAGTTAACGGCGGAGAGCACGGCCGAACGGGTGGCGCATCGCCTGATGGCGCTTCAGCACATCGGCCGCGTCATGGAGAATGCCGGCCTGCTGGAAGAGGCGGAGACCGCCCTGTGGCAGGCAATCGAATTGCGGCCGGACAAGACCGAGGCCGGCCAGCATTGGAGCGCTCTCAGGCAGCGCCAATGCAAATGGCCGGTCCTGGTGCCGTCGGAGCATGCTTCCATGCGGCAGCTTCTCGACGCCATGTCGCCGCTGGCGCTTGCCTGCTATTCCGACGATCCGCTGTTCCAGCTCGCCAAGGCCTGCCGCTACAACAAGTCCTTCGTCGGACGTCCCGACTTGAGCGGCTTCTCCCGCAGGATGCCGAAGCGGAAGACGGGAACCGGCGAGCGCCTTCGCGTCGGCTATGTTTCCTCGGATCTGCGCGACCATGCGGTCGGCTTCGCGCTCAGGGAAGTGCTGGAACTGCACGACAAGAAGAGCGTCGAGATCTATGCCTATTATTGCGGCGATCCGGTTTCGAACGACGCAACGCAGACGCGGATGAAGAATGCCGTCGACTGCTGGCGCGACATCGCTCAGCTCAGCGACGCGGACGCGGCGAGGCAGATCACCGCCGACGACGTCGATATTCTCGTCGACGTCAACGGCTACACCAAGCACGCGAGAACGAAGATCTTCGCCTATCGTCCGGCGCCGGTCATCGTCAATTTCTGCGGCTATCCGGGGTCTATGGGCAGCCCCTTCCATCAGTATATGATCGCGGACGAGCGCATCGTCCCGCCCGAAAACGAGATCTACTACTCCGAGAAAGTGCTGCGCATTCCATGCAGCCAGCCCGTCGACCGCAAACGGGTGATCGCAGACGAGCCGTCACGGGCGGAAGCGGGGCTGCCGGAGGACGTCTTCGTCTTCGCCTGCTTCAACGGCATGCAGAAGATCACCGAACCCACCTTCGCCCATTGGATGACGATCCTGAAGGCGGCGCCCGCCAGCGTGCTCTGGCTGCTCACCGGAGGCGACGCCGTGGATCAGCGCCTGCGTCAGACGGCGGAGAAGGCCGGTGTCGCGCCCGACAGGCTCATTTTCGCGCCCAAGGCGCCGAATGCAAGGCATCTCGCCCGGATCGCACTCGCCGATCTCTTCCTCGACACCTTCCCCTACGGCGCCCACTCGACGGCGGCCGATGCGCTGACCATGGGACTACCCGTCCTGACATTCCCCGGCAAGAGCTTCGCGGCACGCTTCTGCCATAGCATCGTTGCCGCCGCCGGCATTCCGGAACTGATTTGCAGCGGTCCGGAACACTATGTGGAAAAGGCGATTGCCCTTGCGAAAGCGCCCGCGGAGCTCGCAACGATCCGCGAGGCGCTGCAGGCCGGACGCGAGACGAGCGTGCTCCGCGACATTCCTGCTCTTGCCCGCAGGCTCGAAGAGCTGTTCTGGCAGATGCAGGCTGAATGCGAGCGCGGCGAGACACCGGTGCCGGACCTCAGCAATCTCGACCTCTATTACGAGATCGGGGCCGAATGCGTGGAGGGCAACATCGCATTCTCGGACGATCGGACCTATCGCCAGCGCTATCTGGAGAAGCTGACAGCCTTGAACGCCTACGCTCCGATTCCCGCCGACAACCGCCTCTGGACGGCAGAGACCGTTTCCGCGACATGATAAAGCTAAAGAGCGGGAAAATTGCAGTGGTCGGCGCCGGACTTTCGGGTGCGGTGATCGGGCGCGAACTCGCCGAAGCGGGGCACCAGGTCGAAGTCTTCGATACGCGCGACCACATCGCCGGCAATTGCCACACCGAACGCGACAAGGAAACGGGGGTGATGGTCCATGTCTATGGACCGCACATCTTTCACACGGATGACCGCGAAGTCTGGGACTATGTGAACCGCTTCGAGCGATTCATGCCCTACAGAAATCGCGTCAAGACGACGAGCAAGGGGCAGGTCTATTCCCTGCCTATCAACCTGCACACGATCAATCAGTTTTTTGGCAAGTCCTTACGGCCGGACGAGGCGCGCGCCTTCATCGAAGAACAGTCCGACACGACGATCGCAGATCCGAAGACGTTCGAGGAACAGGCACTGCGCTTCATCGGCCGGGAGCTCTATCAGGCGTTCTTCGAGGGATATACCGAGAAACAATGGGGCTGCTCCCCGGCCGAGCTGCCCGCTTCCATCCTGAAGCGGCTTCCGGTGCGCTTCAATTACGACGACAACTACTTCTTTCACACCTATCAGGGCATGCCGGAAAACGGCTATACCGTAATGGTCGGGCGAATTCTTGATCATCCGAACATCACGGTTCATCTCCAAACGCGCTTCCATCGAGACTGGAGCGGTGACTTCACGCAGACGTTCTATTCCGGCCCGCTCGACGGCTATTTCGACTATGAATACGGGCGCCTGGGATACCGCACGCTGGATTTCGAGCGCTTCACCTATGAAGGCGACTACCAGGGTTGCGCCGTCATGAACTACGGGGACGCTTCGGTCCCCTATACGCGTATCACCGAGCACAAGCACTTTTCGCCATGGGAAGAGCATTCCGGTTCGGTCTGCTATCGCGAATACGCGCGCGCCTGCGGCCCGGATGACATCCCCTACTATCCGATCCGCCTGGTCGAGGATAAAACACAACTCGCGCAATATCTCGCGCGGGCGGCTCAGGAACCCTTCGTCACCTTTGTCGGCCGCCTTGGAACATACCGCTATCTCGACATGGACGTGACCATCCGCGAGGCGCTGGACGCGGCGCGGGACTTCCTGTCCGGCAGCGCCGCGCGCGCGTCTGATCCAAA includes:
- the glf gene encoding UDP-galactopyranose mutase, encoding MIKLKSGKIAVVGAGLSGAVIGRELAEAGHQVEVFDTRDHIAGNCHTERDKETGVMVHVYGPHIFHTDDREVWDYVNRFERFMPYRNRVKTTSKGQVYSLPINLHTINQFFGKSLRPDEARAFIEEQSDTTIADPKTFEEQALRFIGRELYQAFFEGYTEKQWGCSPAELPASILKRLPVRFNYDDNYFFHTYQGMPENGYTVMVGRILDHPNITVHLQTRFHRDWSGDFTQTFYSGPLDGYFDYEYGRLGYRTLDFERFTYEGDYQGCAVMNYGDASVPYTRITEHKHFSPWEEHSGSVCYREYARACGPDDIPYYPIRLVEDKTQLAQYLARAAQEPFVTFVGRLGTYRYLDMDVTIREALDAARDFLSGSAARASDPKRQASSRLLEST